The Pseudanabaena galeata CCNP1313 genome includes a region encoding these proteins:
- a CDS encoding Uma2 family endonuclease: MTLQPLTTEETIAPEIDYPDSDGNPMADNTEQYRWIVIIKENLEIMYADDPNVFVAGDLLWYPVRRTQKRVAPDVMVALGRPKGRRGSYKQWLEDNIAPQVVFEILSPSNKDRRGQDSLEDKFDFYQTYGVQEYYIYDPDDLILEGWQRVGDRLVQIPSMLNWVSPLLGIRFDWAIGQSLIILRPDGQRFLSPVELSQRLQQSEIQVWQEQQRTAQERRRAETQQQRAEQESLRAEQESLRAEQESLRAEQESLRAEQESLRAEQESLRANRLAERLRALGIDPDDV; the protein is encoded by the coding sequence ATGACTCTGCAACCTCTAACAACTGAAGAAACGATCGCTCCAGAGATCGATTATCCTGACAGTGACGGCAATCCTATGGCTGACAATACCGAACAATATCGCTGGATTGTGATCATCAAAGAAAATTTAGAGATCATGTATGCCGATGACCCCAATGTATTTGTGGCAGGAGATTTGCTTTGGTATCCTGTGCGCCGTACTCAAAAACGAGTTGCCCCTGATGTAATGGTGGCTCTCGGTCGTCCCAAAGGTCGCAGAGGCTCTTATAAACAATGGCTAGAGGATAATATTGCGCCACAGGTCGTTTTTGAAATCCTGTCACCCAGTAATAAAGATCGGCGTGGGCAAGATTCCCTTGAAGATAAGTTTGACTTTTATCAAACCTATGGGGTTCAGGAATATTACATTTACGATCCCGATGATTTGATCTTAGAAGGCTGGCAGCGAGTTGGCGATCGCCTAGTCCAAATTCCATCAATGCTCAATTGGGTCAGCCCATTGTTAGGAATTAGATTTGATTGGGCGATCGGACAGAGCTTAATTATCTTGCGTCCCGATGGTCAAAGATTTTTGTCGCCTGTGGAACTAAGTCAACGTTTACAGCAATCAGAAATCCAAGTCTGGCAAGAACAGCAACGCACCGCCCAAGAGCGTAGACGCGCTGAAACTCAACAGCAACGCGCTGAGCAGGAAAGTCTACGCGCCGAGCAGGAAAGCCTACGTGCCGAGCAGGAAAGTCTACGTGCTGAGCAGGAAAGCCTACGCGCCGAGCAGG